The genomic stretch ATAATATCATGGTATAGACCAATAAATAAATTTTACTATAAGGCAAATATTGAAGGACAATATTCAAAAGATATATTGTATTCACAAGAAAAAATAGGAATAGGTGATGATACAAGTGTAAGAGGATTTAAAGATGAATCAACACAGGGAGATAAAGGTTTCTATATCAGAAATGAAATAGGATATAGAGGAAATCAATTTTTAGAACCATATATCGCCTATGACTATGGAAGAATTTTTAATAATAAAGTAAATGAGGATAAGGTAGAGACACTTCAAGGAGTTGCAATTGGAATAAAAGCATATTTTAAAGGTTTTGAAGGAAGTTTTACTTTAGCAAAGCCAATAGATAAACCAACATATTTTAGAAATAATAAGCCAGTGGCA from Fusobacterium simiae encodes the following:
- a CDS encoding ShlB/FhaC/HecB family hemolysin secretion/activation protein, translating into SGLLSTNMGVSFGLKRFGANKDDQEWYRNEYTPKAQFRKYNIIISWYRPINKFYYKANIEGQYSKDILYSQEKIGIGDDTSVRGFKDESTQGDKGFYIRNEIGYRGNQFLEPYIAYDYGRIFNNKVNEDKVETLQGVAIGIKAYFKGFEGSFTLAKPIDKPTYFRNNKPVAYTTLTYRF